Proteins encoded within one genomic window of Rhizobium favelukesii:
- the putA gene encoding trifunctional transcriptional regulator/proline dehydrogenase/L-glutamate gamma-semialdehyde dehydrogenase: MTNDPVANETVNAQPRSAANPFEGFAPEVRPQSDLRRAITAAYRTPETVCVPRLVDAATISEKVRQGAAATARKLIEALRAKHKGTGVEGLVHEYSLSSQEGVALMCLAEALLRIPDTATRDALIRDKIAEGDWKSHLGGGRSLFVNAATWGLVVTGKLTSTVNDRNLSAALTRLIARCGEPVIRRGVDMAMRMMGEQFVTGETIDEALLRAKPLEQRGFRYSYDMLGEAATTGADAERYYKDYEAAIHAIGKASDRRGIYEGPGISIKLSALHPRYSRAQSGRVMGELLPKVKALALIAKSYDIGFNIDAEEADRLELSLDILETLCLDEDLAGWNGMGFVVQAYGKRCPFVLDYIIDLARRAGRRIMVRLVKGAYWDAEIKRAQLDGLEDFPVFTRKIYTDVSYIACAKKLLAATDAVFPQFATHNAQTLATIYHMAGSDYYVGKYEFQCLHGMGEPLYDEVVGRQNLNRPCRIYAPVGTHETLLAYLVRRLLENGANSSFVNRIADPNVSIDELVADPIDIVARMPVPGQKHDKIALPSDLYGQRRNSAGFDISNETSLQALTEALKMSATISWAAAPSGPIEEAPAARDVVNPADKRDVVGTVREARAEEAAAAAVVALEAAQSWALVPPAERATLLDRAADIMQARMETLLGLIMREAGKSLLNAVAEVREAIDFLRYYAEQTRRTLGPSHAPLGPVVCISPWNFPLAIFTGQVAAALVAGNPVLAKPAEETPLIAAEAVRILHEAGIPSHVVQLVPGDGRVGAALVAAPQAAAVMFTGSTEVARIIQAELAKRLSTDGKPIPLIAETGGQNAMIVDSSALAEQVVGDVIASAFDSAGQRCSALRILCLQEDVADRTLTMLKGAVRELSIANTNRLASDIGPVITAEAKDIIEAHIDAMSRSGCAVERVALPDATQNGTFVAPTIIEIKKISDLKREVFGPVLHVIRWRRQDLGRLIDEINATGYGLTFGLHTRLDETIANVTSQVKAGNLYVNRNVIGAVVGVQPFGGRGLSGTGPKAGGPLYLGRLVTTPPIPPQHSSVYSDPALSDFAKWLDQQGLFEDAEMARHLGGQSALGLETELAGPVGERNLYALHPRGVILCAPVSQTGLVRQVSAVLATGNSAIIDADESLRSMLKRVPVSVARRISWKETSADAEPMAGALIEGDADRVSAMLAKIAAMPGALLLTQSASTEQLERDPDAYCLNWLLEEVSTSINTAAAGGNASLMSIG, encoded by the coding sequence ATCACCAACGATCCGGTGGCGAACGAAACCGTTAACGCGCAGCCTCGCAGCGCCGCAAATCCTTTCGAGGGTTTTGCGCCGGAAGTCCGACCGCAAAGCGATCTGCGCCGTGCCATTACAGCGGCTTACCGTACGCCGGAGACGGTATGTGTCCCGCGCCTCGTTGACGCCGCAACGATTTCGGAAAAGGTCAGGCAGGGCGCAGCTGCAACCGCTCGCAAGCTCATTGAGGCGCTCCGCGCCAAGCACAAGGGCACGGGCGTCGAAGGTCTCGTCCACGAGTATTCGCTCTCGAGCCAGGAGGGCGTTGCGCTGATGTGTCTCGCCGAAGCGCTGCTGCGCATTCCCGATACGGCGACGCGCGATGCGCTGATCCGCGACAAGATCGCCGAAGGCGATTGGAAGTCGCATCTGGGCGGCGGTCGTTCGCTGTTCGTGAATGCCGCAACCTGGGGGCTGGTCGTCACCGGAAAACTCACCTCCACGGTCAACGATCGTAACCTTTCGGCCGCGCTCACCCGCCTGATCGCCCGCTGCGGCGAGCCTGTCATCCGACGCGGTGTGGACATGGCGATGCGCATGATGGGCGAGCAGTTCGTCACCGGCGAGACGATCGACGAGGCGCTGCTGCGGGCCAAGCCGCTGGAGCAGCGCGGTTTCCGCTATTCCTACGATATGCTCGGCGAGGCCGCCACCACGGGCGCGGATGCCGAACGCTATTACAAAGACTACGAAGCCGCGATCCATGCCATCGGCAAGGCCTCTGACCGACGCGGCATCTACGAAGGTCCCGGCATTTCCATCAAGCTTTCGGCGCTGCATCCACGTTATTCGAGAGCCCAGAGCGGGCGCGTGATGGGCGAGTTGTTGCCGAAGGTCAAGGCGCTTGCGCTGATTGCCAAGTCCTACGACATCGGCTTCAACATCGATGCCGAGGAGGCAGATCGGCTGGAGCTGTCGCTCGATATTCTTGAGACGCTGTGCCTCGATGAAGACCTTGCCGGCTGGAACGGAATGGGCTTCGTTGTCCAGGCCTATGGCAAGCGCTGTCCCTTCGTGCTCGACTACATCATCGATCTTGCCCGCCGCGCCGGTCGCCGCATCATGGTTCGCCTTGTCAAGGGCGCCTATTGGGACGCCGAAATCAAGCGTGCGCAGCTCGATGGCCTTGAAGACTTCCCCGTCTTTACCCGCAAGATTTACACCGACGTCTCCTACATCGCCTGCGCCAAGAAGCTGCTTGCTGCAACCGATGCTGTCTTCCCGCAGTTTGCAACCCACAATGCGCAGACACTCGCCACCATCTACCACATGGCTGGCTCCGACTACTATGTCGGCAAGTATGAGTTCCAGTGCCTGCATGGCATGGGTGAGCCGCTGTACGACGAGGTTGTCGGCCGACAGAACCTCAACCGTCCGTGCCGCATCTACGCGCCCGTGGGCACCCATGAAACCCTGCTTGCCTACCTCGTGCGCCGTCTTCTTGAAAACGGCGCCAACTCGTCGTTCGTAAACCGGATCGCCGATCCCAATGTCTCGATCGACGAGCTCGTCGCTGATCCCATTGACATCGTCGCCAGGATGCCAGTGCCCGGTCAAAAGCACGATAAGATCGCGCTTCCCTCCGACCTGTACGGTCAGCGCCGCAACTCCGCCGGCTTTGATATCTCCAATGAGACGTCCCTGCAGGCGCTGACAGAGGCGCTGAAGATGAGTGCCACGATCTCGTGGGCAGCCGCGCCAAGCGGCCCGATCGAAGAGGCTCCAGCGGCGCGCGATGTCGTCAATCCCGCCGACAAGCGGGACGTTGTCGGCACTGTACGCGAGGCAAGGGCTGAAGAGGCGGCCGCAGCAGCGGTGGTCGCGCTGGAGGCCGCGCAGTCCTGGGCGTTGGTCCCGCCAGCGGAAAGAGCGACACTGCTTGATCGCGCTGCTGACATCATGCAGGCGAGAATGGAAACCTTGCTGGGCCTCATCATGCGCGAAGCCGGCAAATCGCTGTTGAACGCCGTCGCCGAAGTGCGCGAGGCGATCGACTTCCTGCGCTACTACGCTGAGCAAACCCGCCGCACGCTTGGCCCGTCGCATGCGCCGCTTGGACCGGTGGTGTGCATCAGCCCCTGGAACTTCCCCCTGGCAATCTTTACGGGGCAGGTCGCCGCAGCTCTTGTCGCCGGCAACCCGGTTCTCGCCAAACCTGCGGAGGAGACCCCCCTGATCGCCGCCGAGGCGGTCCGTATCCTGCACGAGGCCGGCATTCCTTCCCATGTGGTGCAACTGGTGCCGGGAGACGGAAGGGTAGGGGCAGCCTTGGTCGCAGCACCGCAAGCCGCTGCGGTGATGTTCACCGGCTCCACTGAGGTTGCAAGGATCATCCAGGCGGAGCTTGCGAAGCGCCTGTCGACTGACGGAAAGCCAATCCCGCTGATCGCTGAAACGGGCGGCCAGAACGCCATGATCGTCGATTCCTCGGCGCTCGCCGAACAGGTCGTGGGCGACGTGATCGCTTCGGCCTTCGACAGCGCCGGACAGCGCTGCTCGGCGCTGCGTATCCTGTGCCTGCAGGAAGACGTCGCCGATCGTACGTTGACGATGTTGAAGGGCGCAGTGCGCGAGCTTTCGATCGCCAACACCAATCGGCTGGCCTCCGATATCGGCCCGGTGATCACCGCTGAAGCCAAGGATATCATTGAGGCGCACATAGACGCCATGAGCCGGTCCGGCTGTGCCGTCGAGCGCGTCGCCTTACCGGATGCGACCCAAAACGGAACCTTCGTTGCGCCAACGATCATCGAGATCAAAAAGATCTCGGACCTGAAGCGGGAGGTATTCGGGCCTGTTCTGCACGTCATCCGGTGGCGTCGTCAGGACCTCGGCCGCCTGATCGACGAGATCAATGCGACGGGCTACGGCCTGACTTTCGGTCTCCACACGCGCCTCGACGAAACGATCGCCAATGTGACGTCACAGGTGAAGGCCGGCAACCTTTATGTGAACCGGAACGTCATCGGAGCTGTCGTCGGCGTCCAGCCCTTCGGCGGCCGCGGCTTGTCCGGCACCGGCCCCAAGGCGGGCGGTCCTCTCTATCTCGGAAGGCTGGTCACCACGCCGCCGATCCCACCCCAGCACAGCTCCGTTTATAGCGACCCCGCTCTTTCGGACTTTGCGAAGTGGCTGGATCAGCAGGGCCTTTTCGAGGATGCGGAAATGGCGCGCCATCTCGGCGGCCAGTCGGCCCTGGGGCTCGAAACCGAACTCGCCGGCCCGGTCGGCGAGCGCAATCTCTACGCGCTTCATCCCCGCGGTGTGATCTTGTGCGCTCCGGTCTCGCAAACCGGTCTCGTTCGCCAGGTCTCGGCTGTGCTCGCCACCGGAAACAGCGCAATCATCGACGCCGACGAGAGCCTTCGCTCGATGCTGAAGCGGGTTCCCGTCAGTGTCGCCCGGCGGATTTCCTGGAAGGAGACCTCCGCCGATGCTGAGCCAATGGCCGGCGCCCTGATTGAAGGCGATGCCGACCGCGTCTCGGCCATGCTCGCAAAAATCGCCGCGATGCCGGGTGCGCTGCTGCTCACCCAGTCAGCCTCGACGGAGCAGCTTGAGCGCGACCCTGATGCGTATTGCCTTAACTGGCTTCTGGAGGAGGTGTCCACCTCCATCAACACGGCCGCAGCCGGCGGCAATGCCAGCCTGATGTCGATAGGGTAG
- a CDS encoding Lrp/AsnC family transcriptional regulator, with protein MSITDLAKKVGLSNTPCQVRLKRLIEDGYILGFRAIVDVKKLGKNHVAFTEVKLSDTREHALTAFNIAARKLQEVEECHMIAGAFDYLLKIRTSDIANYRLVLGEKISSLPFVASTSTFVAMEAVKENGV; from the coding sequence ATGTCCATTACCGACCTCGCCAAAAAGGTCGGTTTGTCAAACACGCCCTGCCAGGTCAGATTAAAGAGATTGATCGAAGATGGCTATATTCTCGGCTTTCGCGCGATCGTCGATGTGAAGAAACTCGGGAAGAATCACGTCGCATTCACCGAAGTAAAGCTCTCCGACACGCGGGAGCATGCGCTGACGGCCTTCAATATCGCCGCGCGGAAGCTACAGGAGGTCGAGGAGTGCCACATGATCGCCGGCGCTTTCGACTATCTCTTGAAGATTCGCACGTCAGACATCGCCAATTACCGTCTTGTACTCGGCGAGAAGATATCGAGCCTTCCTTTCGTCGCCAGTACGTCGACTTTTGTGGCTATGGAGGCCGTCAAGGAAAACGGCGTCTGA
- a CDS encoding dihydrodipicolinate synthase family protein: MTEKFGLSVALATPFDANGEIAVAAMIAQAKQSLAAGCSSVTLFGTTGEGASIGTQERERILNAFLDAGIAPQKVVIAVLVDAAEDAAAQAGQAFSYGVRNILLAPPSYFKNVSDDGVFKWFSAVFAILGDKARDIIVYNIPSVTMVPLTVSLIGRLRAAFPAVVTGVKDSSGDWPFTEALLKAHGDLIILIGDERHLAKGVRLGGQGAISGMANFLPGEVRLMAEEGRDDARVEDFVAELLKYPVTPAVKVMVARLTGEEMWLAVRPPLVSISSEGQEQLGLAFDLLFRSKAA, from the coding sequence TTGACTGAAAAATTCGGGCTTTCCGTGGCACTTGCTACGCCATTTGATGCGAATGGCGAGATCGCTGTCGCGGCGATGATTGCGCAGGCAAAACAAAGTCTTGCGGCGGGATGCTCGAGCGTCACGCTTTTCGGCACCACGGGTGAAGGAGCCTCGATCGGCACACAGGAGCGCGAGCGGATCCTCAATGCATTTCTGGATGCCGGTATCGCGCCTCAGAAGGTTGTGATCGCTGTGCTGGTCGATGCGGCCGAGGATGCGGCCGCTCAAGCCGGACAAGCGTTTTCGTACGGTGTGCGCAACATTCTCCTCGCCCCGCCCTCCTACTTCAAGAATGTCAGCGATGACGGCGTCTTCAAATGGTTCTCCGCCGTCTTTGCGATCCTCGGTGACAAGGCACGCGACATCATCGTCTACAATATTCCGTCGGTCACCATGGTGCCGCTGACGGTGTCGCTGATCGGGCGGTTGCGTGCAGCCTTTCCAGCGGTCGTCACTGGAGTGAAGGATTCGTCCGGCGACTGGCCGTTCACCGAAGCGCTCCTGAAGGCGCACGGCGATCTCATCATCCTGATCGGCGATGAGCGCCACTTGGCAAAGGGTGTGCGTCTTGGCGGACAAGGCGCGATCTCCGGCATGGCAAACTTCCTGCCTGGCGAGGTCAGGCTGATGGCCGAAGAAGGCAGGGATGACGCCCGCGTCGAGGATTTTGTCGCCGAACTCCTCAAATACCCAGTTACTCCGGCCGTCAAGGTCATGGTGGCCAGGCTCACCGGCGAGGAGATGTGGCTTGCGGTTCGTCCGCCGCTTGTTTCAATATCCAGCGAGGGGCAGGAGCAGCTTGGTCTTGCCTTCGATCTACTTTTCCGCTCCAAGGCAGCATAG
- a CDS encoding GntR family transcriptional regulator, with translation MYQGEAMDGIDEQPTLREKAYESFTRHLLARDVRPGQFVSQRRLVELTGLTLAAIRELIPRLEAEGLIKTVPQRGLQIAHIDLNLIREAFQLRLFLEKEAVALFTRSASDEMIAGLIKQHRDIADAIANGDASHELEVRAQAVDWGMHDAFIDALGNTIISNAYRVNSIKMRLISQERFRIDGRVGPVMGEHLKVLEAIEKRSAEDAVNNLAAHINHARDRALKI, from the coding sequence ATGTACCAGGGGGAGGCAATGGACGGAATCGACGAGCAGCCGACGCTGCGGGAAAAGGCGTATGAAAGCTTCACGCGCCACCTGCTGGCGCGCGACGTGCGTCCGGGTCAGTTTGTCTCTCAGCGCCGTCTTGTCGAACTGACCGGATTGACGCTGGCGGCGATCCGCGAACTGATCCCCCGGCTTGAGGCCGAAGGGCTGATCAAGACGGTCCCGCAGCGCGGCCTGCAGATAGCACATATCGACCTCAACCTCATTCGCGAGGCTTTCCAGCTTCGGCTTTTCCTGGAGAAGGAAGCCGTGGCGCTCTTCACGCGCTCCGCCTCCGATGAGATGATCGCTGGGCTCATCAAGCAGCATCGCGATATCGCCGATGCCATTGCCAATGGCGACGCCTCGCATGAACTGGAAGTGCGCGCTCAAGCCGTCGACTGGGGCATGCACGACGCCTTTATCGACGCGCTTGGCAATACGATCATTTCCAACGCCTACCGAGTCAATTCGATCAAGATGCGTCTGATCAGTCAGGAGCGCTTTCGCATCGACGGGCGTGTCGGCCCCGTCATGGGTGAGCATCTGAAGGTTCTGGAGGCAATCGAAAAGCGCTCGGCCGAGGATGCGGTCAACAACCTCGCCGCCCACATTAATCACGCGAGGGATCGCGCCCTGAAGATTTAA
- a CDS encoding ABC transporter substrate-binding protein, whose product MPSSFLNPTRRGFLAGTAALGASSLMGVRSASAAVDWKRFAGTTLEVNLVKSPRSETLIKYLPEFEELTGIKVNAEATPEQQQRQKTTIELSSGKPSFDVVHMSYHVQKRQFEKGGWLADIGGFLKDPSLTDSSLVESDFAEAGMTFAKDSDGVLRSLPFSVDYWIVYWNKALFEKKGLSYPTSFEEMASAAEALTDPSTNTYGFVARGLKNANTPVWTTLLLGYGSSPLGPDGKLRTNSEEAVEAAKLYQRLMTKAAPPGVSGFNWAEAQSAFLQGKIGMWLDGVGFAPPIENPEKSRVVGQVGYGIMPKGPKAQAAGTFGDGLGVVAASQKKEAAYLFCQWAISHDMGARLLQAGAGVPFRQSVLADQKVREGVKMPAAWLDAVAGSAKVSQLALPVIIPVTEFRDIYGVGLTNMIGGADPATELKTATAQFEPVLARSEG is encoded by the coding sequence ATGCCATCATCATTTCTTAATCCCACCCGGCGCGGCTTTCTCGCCGGTACCGCAGCCCTCGGTGCGAGCAGCCTCATGGGCGTGCGCTCGGCATCGGCGGCCGTCGACTGGAAGCGTTTTGCCGGCACGACGCTGGAAGTCAATCTGGTGAAAAGCCCGCGCAGCGAGACGCTCATCAAGTATCTTCCGGAGTTCGAAGAACTGACCGGCATCAAGGTCAATGCGGAAGCCACGCCTGAGCAGCAGCAGCGCCAGAAGACCACAATCGAATTGAGCTCCGGCAAGCCGAGTTTCGACGTCGTGCATATGAGCTATCACGTCCAGAAGCGACAGTTCGAAAAGGGTGGCTGGCTCGCCGACATCGGTGGCTTCCTCAAGGATCCTTCACTCACCGATTCGTCGCTGGTCGAGAGCGATTTTGCCGAAGCGGGTATGACCTTCGCCAAGGATTCTGATGGTGTCCTGCGCTCCCTGCCCTTTTCGGTCGACTACTGGATCGTTTACTGGAACAAGGCGCTTTTCGAGAAAAAGGGGCTTTCCTATCCGACGTCGTTCGAGGAAATGGCAAGTGCTGCCGAGGCGCTCACCGATCCGTCGACCAACACCTATGGCTTCGTCGCCCGTGGTCTCAAGAATGCCAATACCCCGGTGTGGACGACGCTGCTGCTCGGCTACGGATCGAGCCCACTTGGGCCGGATGGCAAGCTGCGCACCAATTCCGAGGAAGCGGTTGAAGCGGCCAAGCTCTACCAGCGCCTGATGACCAAGGCGGCTCCTCCCGGCGTCTCCGGCTTCAATTGGGCCGAAGCCCAATCGGCCTTCCTTCAGGGCAAGATCGGCATGTGGCTTGATGGCGTGGGCTTTGCGCCACCGATCGAGAACCCGGAAAAGTCGCGCGTCGTCGGCCAGGTCGGATACGGCATCATGCCGAAGGGGCCAAAGGCCCAGGCGGCGGGAACGTTCGGAGACGGCCTCGGCGTCGTCGCCGCAAGCCAGAAGAAGGAAGCCGCATATCTCTTCTGCCAGTGGGCCATTTCCCATGACATGGGTGCGCGCCTGCTTCAGGCCGGCGCCGGCGTTCCGTTCCGCCAGTCGGTCCTTGCAGATCAGAAGGTGCGCGAGGGCGTGAAGATGCCGGCCGCATGGCTTGATGCTGTCGCAGGTTCCGCGAAGGTGTCGCAACTTGCCTTACCGGTTATCATTCCAGTCACGGAGTTCCGCGACATCTATGGCGTCGGCCTCACCAACATGATCGGCGGCGCCGATCCTGCCACGGAGCTGAAGACGGCCACGGCTCAATTCGAGCCGGTCCTGGCTCGAAGCGAGGGATAA
- a CDS encoding carbohydrate ABC transporter permease, translating to MASVSMETATAAKAETKQGSKPGRFAPNYWPFVIPALIVVAAVIVFPWVFTLWMSVNSWTLGQAQVFAGLDNYLRLAVDLRFWDSLWHTVLYTTLSVVAPLLLGMLAALIFDAQFPLRGILRGVFVMPMMATPVAIALVWTMMFHPQLGVLNYLLSYIGIGPQEWIYNQASVIPSLVLVETWQWTPLVMLIVLGGLAAVPREPYESAEIDGANVWQKFRYLTLPMIAPFLMIAVIIRSIDAVKSFDIIYAMTQGGPGTASETINIYLYNTAFSYYDIGYGSAMAVIFFVLIVALSFVLLMVKQRANWSDWEAR from the coding sequence ATGGCTTCGGTGAGCATGGAAACAGCAACCGCGGCCAAGGCCGAGACAAAGCAGGGGAGCAAACCGGGTCGGTTTGCTCCCAATTATTGGCCTTTCGTCATTCCCGCCCTGATCGTCGTGGCCGCTGTCATCGTTTTTCCGTGGGTCTTTACGCTGTGGATGAGCGTCAACAGCTGGACGCTCGGCCAGGCACAGGTCTTTGCCGGGTTGGATAATTACCTCCGCCTTGCCGTTGACCTGCGCTTTTGGGACTCGTTGTGGCATACCGTGCTGTACACGACGTTGTCGGTCGTCGCTCCCCTGCTCCTCGGAATGCTGGCCGCCCTCATCTTCGATGCCCAGTTTCCGCTGCGCGGCATCCTGCGCGGGGTGTTTGTGATGCCGATGATGGCGACCCCGGTCGCCATCGCGCTCGTCTGGACGATGATGTTCCATCCCCAGCTCGGTGTTTTGAACTACCTGCTTTCCTATATCGGGATCGGCCCGCAGGAATGGATCTACAACCAGGCGAGCGTCATTCCCTCTCTGGTGCTGGTGGAAACCTGGCAGTGGACACCGCTCGTCATGTTGATCGTGCTGGGCGGGCTCGCCGCCGTGCCACGCGAACCTTACGAGAGCGCCGAAATCGATGGCGCCAATGTCTGGCAGAAGTTCCGTTATCTGACGCTGCCGATGATTGCACCGTTCCTGATGATCGCGGTCATCATTCGCAGCATCGATGCGGTCAAGAGCTTCGACATCATCTACGCGATGACGCAAGGGGGGCCTGGCACTGCGTCGGAAACGATCAACATCTATCTCTATAACACCGCGTTTTCCTACTACGACATTGGATACGGCTCGGCGATGGCGGTGATTTTCTTCGTGCTGATCGTGGCGCTCTCTTTCGTCCTTTTGATGGTCAAGCAGCGCGCCAACTGGTCCGATTGGGAGGCACGCTGA
- a CDS encoding carbohydrate ABC transporter permease has translation MKRKAVDRIGLLFVALVMVSPVILFFLWMISLSLKYEIDNGAYPPIFIPERFAWSNYAKVFEENNFFLYLWNSVLVTGAATLLALVIGVPAGYGIARLKAEKSAVVIMIARMTPGLSFLIPLFLLFQWLNLLGTLWPQIIIHLVVTVPIVVWIMIGYFETTPMELEEAASIDGATPWQVFRLVALPIARPGIVVAFILSVIFSWNNFVFGIVLASRETRTLPVAVYNMLSFEQVSWGPLAAAALIVTLPVLILTVFAQRQIVAGLTAGAVK, from the coding sequence ATGAAGCGCAAGGCAGTCGATCGCATCGGACTTCTGTTCGTGGCGCTGGTGATGGTATCGCCTGTCATCCTGTTCTTCCTCTGGATGATCTCGCTATCTCTGAAGTACGAGATCGACAACGGCGCCTATCCGCCGATCTTCATTCCTGAGCGCTTTGCCTGGTCGAACTACGCAAAGGTGTTCGAGGAGAACAACTTCTTCCTTTACCTTTGGAATTCGGTTCTTGTCACGGGTGCGGCGACCCTCTTGGCGCTCGTCATCGGGGTGCCGGCGGGTTACGGCATTGCGCGTCTGAAGGCCGAAAAGTCGGCTGTCGTCATCATGATTGCCCGGATGACGCCTGGCCTTTCCTTCTTGATCCCGCTCTTCCTGCTGTTCCAATGGCTGAACCTACTCGGCACGCTTTGGCCGCAGATTATCATCCATCTCGTCGTGACCGTTCCGATCGTTGTCTGGATCATGATCGGATATTTCGAAACGACACCGATGGAACTGGAAGAGGCCGCAAGCATCGACGGGGCAACTCCCTGGCAGGTTTTCCGCCTCGTGGCGCTGCCGATCGCACGGCCGGGAATCGTCGTGGCCTTCATCCTATCGGTCATCTTCTCCTGGAACAATTTTGTCTTCGGCATCGTCCTTGCAAGCCGTGAGACCCGTACCCTGCCTGTCGCGGTCTACAACATGCTGTCGTTCGAGCAGGTCAGCTGGGGGCCGCTTGCGGCCGCCGCCTTGATCGTTACGCTGCCGGTGTTGATCCTGACCGTCTTTGCACAACGGCAGATTGTAGCCGGGCTTACGGCGGGTGCCGTGAAGTGA
- a CDS encoding PfkB family carbohydrate kinase codes for MPTGQGKVLPYDMLQIAEGMASSAAFAVTKLGGDASLWSAVGDDQTGERIIGDLAESGIDTRGMRRVAGARSAISTILIDDAGERLIIPFYDPRLHQLVQSVTADDIAPFDAVLVDVRWPSLALQTLLAAREAKLPAILDGDVAAEGVIEMLAPAASHIVFSQPAAERLAGTAQPPSMVRRLKERFSHAFVSVTFGEKGSYWFDDDSGRIRHLEAPSITATDTLAAGDIFHGTFALALSEGMAIEDVMRASSMAAAIKCQTFGGRIGAPARAELDEALMSWPAKAVDITARNAPAQAL; via the coding sequence ATGCCTACCGGACAGGGCAAAGTTCTACCATATGACATGCTGCAGATCGCAGAAGGTATGGCCTCGAGTGCTGCTTTTGCGGTCACAAAGCTTGGTGGGGACGCCAGCCTCTGGAGTGCGGTCGGAGACGACCAAACCGGCGAGCGCATCATCGGCGACCTGGCAGAAAGCGGCATAGACACCCGCGGCATGCGGCGCGTGGCGGGTGCCCGCTCGGCCATATCGACGATCCTAATCGACGATGCGGGCGAACGCCTGATCATCCCCTTCTACGACCCGCGTCTGCATCAGCTCGTCCAATCGGTCACAGCGGACGATATCGCGCCATTCGACGCGGTTTTGGTCGATGTGCGCTGGCCATCACTTGCACTGCAGACACTGCTCGCTGCCCGGGAAGCGAAGTTGCCGGCCATCCTTGATGGTGACGTGGCGGCTGAGGGGGTGATCGAGATGTTGGCACCGGCGGCAAGCCATATTGTTTTTTCGCAGCCGGCTGCTGAACGTCTGGCAGGAACGGCCCAGCCCCCATCGATGGTTCGCCGACTGAAGGAGCGTTTCAGCCATGCCTTCGTTAGCGTGACATTCGGAGAAAAAGGCTCATACTGGTTCGATGACGACAGCGGTCGCATTCGCCATCTCGAAGCACCGAGCATCACGGCCACGGATACGCTGGCGGCAGGCGACATCTTCCATGGAACCTTCGCGCTCGCGCTGTCCGAGGGCATGGCGATCGAGGATGTGATGCGCGCCTCGTCGATGGCGGCGGCAATTAAATGCCAGACATTCGGAGGCCGCATCGGCGCGCCGGCTCGCGCAGAGCTTGATGAAGCTCTGATGAGTTGGCCAGCCAAGGCCGTCGATATCACCGCGCGAAACGCGCCGGCGCAGGCCCTTTGA
- a CDS encoding LysR family transcriptional regulator, translated as MINDTILRKIDLNLLLAFSVLMQERNVSRAAERLLLGQPGLSAALKRLRETLDDELFVRVGRGLQPTPRALAIAPAIEDALSGIERAIRPPAAFDPKIWQGEFRIGMCDNLESAFFGPLVARLRALSPGARLIGVAADKRDAARMLDDGAYDFSVAVHEEPASWHVRAPLFSQCSVCVYDPAQLKRKAPLTLEDFVNAAHVTVSFEGNSATNVDTVLAKAGLRRQVVATVPRFSALPPALRAMPAIATIPESIARCIAQLHGLEISAPPIDLPADPVTMLYRRVDRADGRSLWFRKLFVDVVEAALKASGCSMTISKAA; from the coding sequence ATGATAAATGACACGATCCTCAGAAAGATAGACCTCAACCTGCTGCTTGCCTTCTCGGTGCTGATGCAGGAGCGCAATGTCTCTCGTGCTGCCGAGCGGCTTCTGCTTGGCCAGCCAGGCTTGTCGGCGGCGCTAAAGCGGCTGCGCGAGACGCTCGACGACGAGCTGTTCGTGCGGGTCGGGCGCGGCCTGCAGCCGACCCCACGCGCGCTTGCAATCGCCCCGGCGATTGAGGATGCGCTATCGGGCATCGAGCGCGCCATTCGGCCGCCGGCCGCCTTCGATCCAAAGATCTGGCAGGGCGAGTTCAGGATCGGCATGTGCGACAATCTGGAATCGGCGTTCTTCGGGCCGCTGGTGGCGCGTCTGCGTGCACTGTCCCCGGGTGCACGTCTGATCGGGGTCGCCGCCGACAAGCGTGATGCTGCCCGCATGCTCGACGACGGTGCTTATGATTTCAGCGTCGCGGTCCACGAGGAACCGGCGTCCTGGCATGTCCGGGCGCCGCTCTTCAGCCAGTGTTCGGTCTGCGTCTATGACCCCGCCCAGCTGAAGCGCAAAGCGCCGCTGACCTTGGAAGACTTCGTCAATGCCGCGCATGTCACCGTGTCCTTTGAGGGCAACAGTGCGACAAATGTCGACACAGTCCTTGCCAAGGCCGGTCTGCGCCGACAGGTCGTGGCCACCGTACCGCGCTTTTCAGCGCTGCCACCGGCGCTGAGAGCGATGCCGGCAATCGCGACCATTCCGGAATCGATCGCTCGCTGCATCGCGCAGTTGCACGGGCTGGAGATCTCGGCGCCGCCGATCGATCTTCCCGCCGATCCTGTTACGATGCTGTACCGCCGCGTCGATCGGGCGGACGGTCGCTCGTTATGGTTCCGCAAGCTTTTCGTTGACGTCGTCGAAGCCGCGCTCAAGGCGTCCGGCTGCTCCATGACGATCTCGAAGGCAGCTTGA